In Cygnus atratus isolate AKBS03 ecotype Queensland, Australia unplaced genomic scaffold, CAtr_DNAZoo_HiC_assembly HiC_scaffold_44, whole genome shotgun sequence, the following are encoded in one genomic region:
- the RASAL3 gene encoding RAS protein activator like-3 isoform X3, whose translation MGKPRQEPGQLSPGAEEAASGRGTARLGGPQMEVEKPPVAAETPTLLKTYKWRTAAPLGDREPERGTGSPGSRRWTRLQGWKRSYSQPESDGPDDGAGKGAPKASTRRSLFQRAFSAPSKVAKEPRSPEGGKATLQKYLRSMSKRKGHGESGARAERAHRIVLPTPESTHGTPTIPLAPALDVPVWDVSNFSLVDGQLIHVGRDEEASWRSRNRTGSSISESTSLHPGGGRRDTDPAAEERNTRAAGKGTDSDASATSQFSNVKGLLWKRLRDRKGRAVPKTEMMAVADGERTPSQSGSHESLLPPPSAAELDLTGDNVIIRPVHGSIVGEKFCFQIITGEGSRSFGCTSLAERDRWIENLRRTVQPNKDNCERLELALSLWVYEARDLPPRRRLRCHLHLDGVLFARTTAKVAGPDGELFWGELFQLAALPPARALTLALCRDDQGHPCQTVASVTVPLAELAAARQPLERWYPLSGHSSGERAPSVRVRGRYREVRVLPIVRYKELAEFITFHYRELCAHLEPTIAVRHKEELAGALVHVLQSTGKAKAFLVDLGVAELDRFDDREALIFRENTLATKAIDEYMKLVGGKYLQDTLGEALAQLCTSDDSCEVDPSKCAGPDLSDNQNNLRQVCEETFQRIATSCEAFPAELGEIFAAWQEECAARGKVAIGQRLVSASLFLRFLCPAIMSPSLFGLVQEYPSEATARTLTLVAKVIQNLANFTTFGEKEAYMGFMNEFLEHNWSTMTAFLQSVANPESSVHMATYDGYVDLALELATLHLLLCDIFSSLDQATQEELEPLPTILNAIREGTPVPVSVRLSSTTERSLAESHKPGFVPPRDLSKHSPLIKSQSLISIRRVRSREDGTEVEPARAPSPRPSRERRNVQRTQSVPAQNKAGRRVRKQSSAEHVAEPQGEDTPGSSGPRDATGRSKLRSSVSLPRKSTVPWQRYAEEAAAAQGELYAICPLEKHGRLIEALGKEVAESREKLRLAEVRAGELEAQHRGLRHEQGQHREQLERLHQQLEEANARLANLGARLTAAEGTRKKDLERLKASEEKGRALESRLLALERENAELRGAIAQVLGHPGRTGCRPPGTQSWDEGGEDAQATSV comes from the exons ATGGGGAAGCCACGGCAGGAACCGGGGCAGCTGAGCCCGGGTGCCGAGGAGGCAGCAAGCGGCCGAGGTACGGCGCGGCTGGGGGGTCCACAG ATGGAGGTAGAGAAACCCCCAGTGGCAGCCGAGACGCCGACGCTGCTGAAGACCTACAAATGGCGAACGGCAGCACCCCTGGGTGACCGGGAACCTGAGCGGGGCACGGGGTCCCCAGGCAGCCGGCGCTGGACccggctgcagggctggaagcGTTCCTACAGCCAACCCGAATCTGACGGCCCCGATGATGGAGCTGGAAAGGGAGCACCCAAAGCCAGCACCCGCCGGTCCCTCTTCCAGCGGGCTTTCTCGGCCCCCTCCAAGGTGGCCAAGGAGCCACGGAGCCCCGAAGGTGGCAAGGCCACCCTGCAGAAGTATTTGCGCTCCATGTCCAAGAGAAAGGGCCATGGGGAGAGCGGTGCCAGGGCTGAGCGGGCGCACCGCATTGTGCTGCCAA ccccagagaGCACCCACGGCACACCAACAATCCCGCTGGCTCCGGCACTCGATGTGCCAGTGTGGGACGTCTCCAACTTCTCACTGGTGGATGGACAGCTGATCCACGTGGGCAGGGATGAGGAG GCTTCGTGGAGGAGCAGGAACCGGACCGGGAGCTCCATCTCCGAGAGCACCAGCCTGCACCcagggggtggcaggagggaCACCG ATCCGGCCGCGGAGGAGAGAAACACACgggcagcagggaaaggcacTGACAGCGATGCTTCGGCCACCTCCCAGTTCAGCAATGTCAAG GGCCTGCTGTGGAAGCGGCTCCGGGATCGGAAAGGGCGCGCAGTGCCCAAAACCGAGATGATGGCAGTGGCTGATGGCGAGAG AACCCCGAGCCAGAGTGGTTCGCACGagtccctgctgccaccaccgAGTGCTGCCGAGCTGGACCTCACCGGGGACAATGTCATCATCCGGCCTGTGCATGGCAGCATCGTGGGCGAGAAGTTCTGCTTCCAG ATCATCACTGGTGAGGGCAGCCGGTCCTTTGGCTGCACTTCCTTGGCCGAGCGTGACCGCTGGATCGAGAACCTGCGCCGGACCGTGCAGCCCAACAAG GACAACTGCGAGCGGCTGGAGCTGGCGCTGAGCCTGTGGGTGTACGAGGCGCGGGACCTGCCACCCCGGCGCCGCCTCCGCTGCCACCTCCACCTGGATGGTGTGCTCTTCGCCCGCACCACCGCTAAGGTGGCCGGTCCCGATGGCGAGCTCTTCTGGGGCGAGCTCTTCCAGCTGGCCgccctgccgcccgcccgcgccCTCACCCTCGCCCTCTGCCGCGATGACCAGGGCCACCCCTGCCAGACGGTGGCATCTGTCACCGTCCCcttggcagagctggcagctgcccGGCAGCCCCTGGAGCGCTGGTACCCACTGAGCGGCCATAGCAGCGGTGAACGGGCGCCATCGGTGCGGGTACGTGGGCGGTACCGGGAGGTGCGGGTGCTGCCCATCGTACGCTACAAGGAGTTGGCCGAATTCATCACCTTCCACTACCGGGAGCTGTGTGCCCACCTGGAGCCCACCATTGCCGTGAGGCACAAGGAAGAGCTGGCCGGCGCCTTGGTCCATGTCTTGCAGAGCACCGGGAAAGCCAAG GCGTTCCTCGTTGACCTTGGCGTGGCTGAGCTGGACCGCTTTGATGACCGGGAGGCGCTGATCTTCCGTGAGAACACGCTGGCCACCAAGGCCATTGATGAATACATGAAACTCGTGGGGGGCAAGTACCTCCAGGACACGCTGG GTGAGGCCTTGGCCCAACTCTGCACCTCGGACGATAGCTGTGAGGTCGATCCCAGCAAATGCGCTGGCCCCGACCTCTCCGACAACCAGAACAACCTGCGGCAggtctgtgaggagaccttccaGCGCATCGCCACGTCCTGCGA agccttcccagcagagctgggcgAGATCTTCGCAGCATGGCAGGAGGAGTGTGCAGCGCGGGGCAAGGTGGCCATCGGGCAGCGTCTGGTCTCGGCCTCCCTCTTCCTACGGTTCCTCTGCCCCGCCATCATGTCCCCCAGTCTCTTTGGCCTCGTCCAGGAGTACCCGAGTGAGGCCACCGCCCGCACCCTCACCCTTGTGGCCAAGGTCATCCAGAACCTGGCCAACTTCACCAC GTTTGGCGAGAAGGAGGCCTACATGGGCTTCATGAACGAGTTCCTGGAGCACAACTGGAGCACCATGACGGCCTTCCTGCAGAGTGTGGCCAACCCTGAGAGCAGCGTCCACATGGCCACCTATGATGGCTATGTGGACCTGGCCCTGGAGCTTGCCACCCTCCACCTCCTGCTCTGTGACATCTTCTCCAGCCTGGACCAG GCCacacaggaggagctggagccccTGCCCACCATCCTCAATGCCATCAGGGAGGGCACCCCTGTCCCCGTCTCCGTCCGGCTCAGCTCCACCACGGAGCGAAG cctggcagagagCCACAAGCCGGGCTTCGTACCGCCGCGGGACCTGAGCAAGCACAGCCCCCTCATCAAGAGCCAGTCGCTCATCAGCATCCGCCGCGTCCGCAGCCGCGAGGACGGGACTGAAGTGGAGCCAGCACGGGCGCCATCCCCGCGTCCCAGCCGGGAGCGGAGGAACGTGCAGCGCACCCAGAGCGTGCCGGCACAGAACAAAGCTGGCCGCCGCGTGCGCAAGCAGAGCAGTGCCGAGCACGTGGCAGAGCCGCAAGGCGAGGACACCCCAGGGTCCTCTGGCCCTCGCGATGCCACG GGACGCTCAAAGCTGCGCTCGTCAGTGTCACTGCCACGTAAATCCACGGTGCCGTGGCAGCGCTATGCtgaggaggcggcggcggcccaGGGCGAGCTCTACGCCATCTGTCCCCTGGAAAAG CACGGGCGGCTGATCGAGGCACTGGGGAAGGAGGTGGCGGAGAGCCGGGAGAAGCTGCGGCTGGCAGAGGTGCGGGCAGGCGAGCTGGAGGCTCAGCACCGCGGGCTGCGGCACGAGCAGGGCCAGCACCGCGAGCAGCTCGAGCGgctccaccagcagctggaggaggccaACGCGCGCTTGGCCAACCTGGGCGCCAG ATTGACAGCGGCTGAAGGCACGCGGAAGAAGGACCTGGAGAGGCTGAAGGCCAGCGAGGAGAAGGGCAGAGCGCTG GAGAGCCGGCTGTTGGCGCTGGAGCGGGAGAATGCCGAGCTGCGGGGTGCCATCGCCCAGGTCCTGGGCCACCCGGGCAGGACGGGATGCCGGCCCCCAGGGACACAGAGCTGGGACGAAGGCGGTGAAGACGCCCAGGCCACCAGCGTGTAA
- the RASAL3 gene encoding RAS protein activator like-3 isoform X10 — protein sequence MEVEKPPVAAETPTLLKTYKWRTAAPLGDREPERGTGSPGSRRWTRLQGWKRSYSQPESDGPDDGAGKGAPKASTRRSLFQRAFSAPSKVAKEPRSPEGGKATLQKYLRSMSKRKGHGESGARAERAHRIVLPTPESTHGTPTIPLAPALDVPVWDVSNFSLVDGQLIHVGRDEEASWRSRNRTGSSISESTSLHPGGGRRDTDPAAEERNTRAAGKGTDSDASATSQFSNVKGLLWKRLRDRKGRAVPKTEMMAVADGERTPSQSGSHESLLPPPSAAELDLTGDNVIIRPVHGSIVGEKFCFQIITGEGSRSFGCTSLAERDRWIENLRRTVQPNKDNCERLELALSLWVYEARDLPPRRRLRCHLHLDGVLFARTTAKVAGPDGELFWGELFQLAALPPARALTLALCRDDQGHPCQTVASVTVPLAELAAARQPLERWYPLSGHSSGERAPSVRVRGRYREVRVLPIVRYKELAEFITFHYRELCAHLEPTIAVRHKEELAGALVHVLQSTGKAKAFLVDLGVAELDRFDDREALIFRENTLATKAIDEYMKLVGGKYLQDTLGEALAQLCTSDDSCEVDPSKCAGPDLSDNQNNLRQVCEETFQRIATSCEAFPAELGEIFAAWQEECAARGKVAIGQRLVSASLFLRFLCPAIMSPSLFGLVQEYPSEATARTLTLVAKVIQNLANFTTFGEKEAYMGFMNEFLEHNWSTMTAFLQSVANPESSVHMATYDGYVDLALELATLHLLLCDIFSSLDQATQEELEPLPTILNAIREGTPVPVSVRLSSTTERSLAESHKPGFVPPRDLSKHSPLIKSQSLISIRRVRSREDGTEVEPARAPSPRPSRERRNVQRTQSVPAQNKAGRRVRKQSSAEHVAEPQGEDTPGSSGPRDATGRSKLRSSVSLPRKSTVPWQRYAEEAAAAQGELYAICPLEKHGRLIEALGKEVAESREKLRLAEVRAGELEAQHRGLRHEQGQHREQLERLHQQLEEANARLANLGARLTAAEGTRKKDLERLKASEEKGRALESRLLALERENAELRGAIAQVLGHPGRTGCRPPGTQSWDEGGEDAQATSV from the exons ATGGAGGTAGAGAAACCCCCAGTGGCAGCCGAGACGCCGACGCTGCTGAAGACCTACAAATGGCGAACGGCAGCACCCCTGGGTGACCGGGAACCTGAGCGGGGCACGGGGTCCCCAGGCAGCCGGCGCTGGACccggctgcagggctggaagcGTTCCTACAGCCAACCCGAATCTGACGGCCCCGATGATGGAGCTGGAAAGGGAGCACCCAAAGCCAGCACCCGCCGGTCCCTCTTCCAGCGGGCTTTCTCGGCCCCCTCCAAGGTGGCCAAGGAGCCACGGAGCCCCGAAGGTGGCAAGGCCACCCTGCAGAAGTATTTGCGCTCCATGTCCAAGAGAAAGGGCCATGGGGAGAGCGGTGCCAGGGCTGAGCGGGCGCACCGCATTGTGCTGCCAA ccccagagaGCACCCACGGCACACCAACAATCCCGCTGGCTCCGGCACTCGATGTGCCAGTGTGGGACGTCTCCAACTTCTCACTGGTGGATGGACAGCTGATCCACGTGGGCAGGGATGAGGAG GCTTCGTGGAGGAGCAGGAACCGGACCGGGAGCTCCATCTCCGAGAGCACCAGCCTGCACCcagggggtggcaggagggaCACCG ATCCGGCCGCGGAGGAGAGAAACACACgggcagcagggaaaggcacTGACAGCGATGCTTCGGCCACCTCCCAGTTCAGCAATGTCAAG GGCCTGCTGTGGAAGCGGCTCCGGGATCGGAAAGGGCGCGCAGTGCCCAAAACCGAGATGATGGCAGTGGCTGATGGCGAGAG AACCCCGAGCCAGAGTGGTTCGCACGagtccctgctgccaccaccgAGTGCTGCCGAGCTGGACCTCACCGGGGACAATGTCATCATCCGGCCTGTGCATGGCAGCATCGTGGGCGAGAAGTTCTGCTTCCAG ATCATCACTGGTGAGGGCAGCCGGTCCTTTGGCTGCACTTCCTTGGCCGAGCGTGACCGCTGGATCGAGAACCTGCGCCGGACCGTGCAGCCCAACAAG GACAACTGCGAGCGGCTGGAGCTGGCGCTGAGCCTGTGGGTGTACGAGGCGCGGGACCTGCCACCCCGGCGCCGCCTCCGCTGCCACCTCCACCTGGATGGTGTGCTCTTCGCCCGCACCACCGCTAAGGTGGCCGGTCCCGATGGCGAGCTCTTCTGGGGCGAGCTCTTCCAGCTGGCCgccctgccgcccgcccgcgccCTCACCCTCGCCCTCTGCCGCGATGACCAGGGCCACCCCTGCCAGACGGTGGCATCTGTCACCGTCCCcttggcagagctggcagctgcccGGCAGCCCCTGGAGCGCTGGTACCCACTGAGCGGCCATAGCAGCGGTGAACGGGCGCCATCGGTGCGGGTACGTGGGCGGTACCGGGAGGTGCGGGTGCTGCCCATCGTACGCTACAAGGAGTTGGCCGAATTCATCACCTTCCACTACCGGGAGCTGTGTGCCCACCTGGAGCCCACCATTGCCGTGAGGCACAAGGAAGAGCTGGCCGGCGCCTTGGTCCATGTCTTGCAGAGCACCGGGAAAGCCAAG GCGTTCCTCGTTGACCTTGGCGTGGCTGAGCTGGACCGCTTTGATGACCGGGAGGCGCTGATCTTCCGTGAGAACACGCTGGCCACCAAGGCCATTGATGAATACATGAAACTCGTGGGGGGCAAGTACCTCCAGGACACGCTGG GTGAGGCCTTGGCCCAACTCTGCACCTCGGACGATAGCTGTGAGGTCGATCCCAGCAAATGCGCTGGCCCCGACCTCTCCGACAACCAGAACAACCTGCGGCAggtctgtgaggagaccttccaGCGCATCGCCACGTCCTGCGA agccttcccagcagagctgggcgAGATCTTCGCAGCATGGCAGGAGGAGTGTGCAGCGCGGGGCAAGGTGGCCATCGGGCAGCGTCTGGTCTCGGCCTCCCTCTTCCTACGGTTCCTCTGCCCCGCCATCATGTCCCCCAGTCTCTTTGGCCTCGTCCAGGAGTACCCGAGTGAGGCCACCGCCCGCACCCTCACCCTTGTGGCCAAGGTCATCCAGAACCTGGCCAACTTCACCAC GTTTGGCGAGAAGGAGGCCTACATGGGCTTCATGAACGAGTTCCTGGAGCACAACTGGAGCACCATGACGGCCTTCCTGCAGAGTGTGGCCAACCCTGAGAGCAGCGTCCACATGGCCACCTATGATGGCTATGTGGACCTGGCCCTGGAGCTTGCCACCCTCCACCTCCTGCTCTGTGACATCTTCTCCAGCCTGGACCAG GCCacacaggaggagctggagccccTGCCCACCATCCTCAATGCCATCAGGGAGGGCACCCCTGTCCCCGTCTCCGTCCGGCTCAGCTCCACCACGGAGCGAAG cctggcagagagCCACAAGCCGGGCTTCGTACCGCCGCGGGACCTGAGCAAGCACAGCCCCCTCATCAAGAGCCAGTCGCTCATCAGCATCCGCCGCGTCCGCAGCCGCGAGGACGGGACTGAAGTGGAGCCAGCACGGGCGCCATCCCCGCGTCCCAGCCGGGAGCGGAGGAACGTGCAGCGCACCCAGAGCGTGCCGGCACAGAACAAAGCTGGCCGCCGCGTGCGCAAGCAGAGCAGTGCCGAGCACGTGGCAGAGCCGCAAGGCGAGGACACCCCAGGGTCCTCTGGCCCTCGCGATGCCACG GGACGCTCAAAGCTGCGCTCGTCAGTGTCACTGCCACGTAAATCCACGGTGCCGTGGCAGCGCTATGCtgaggaggcggcggcggcccaGGGCGAGCTCTACGCCATCTGTCCCCTGGAAAAG CACGGGCGGCTGATCGAGGCACTGGGGAAGGAGGTGGCGGAGAGCCGGGAGAAGCTGCGGCTGGCAGAGGTGCGGGCAGGCGAGCTGGAGGCTCAGCACCGCGGGCTGCGGCACGAGCAGGGCCAGCACCGCGAGCAGCTCGAGCGgctccaccagcagctggaggaggccaACGCGCGCTTGGCCAACCTGGGCGCCAG ATTGACAGCGGCTGAAGGCACGCGGAAGAAGGACCTGGAGAGGCTGAAGGCCAGCGAGGAGAAGGGCAGAGCGCTG GAGAGCCGGCTGTTGGCGCTGGAGCGGGAGAATGCCGAGCTGCGGGGTGCCATCGCCCAGGTCCTGGGCCACCCGGGCAGGACGGGATGCCGGCCCCCAGGGACACAGAGCTGGGACGAAGGCGGTGAAGACGCCCAGGCCACCAGCGTGTAA
- the RASAL3 gene encoding RAS protein activator like-3 isoform X4 has product MEVEKPPVAAETPTLLKTYKWRTAAPLGDREPERGTGSPGSRRWTRLQGWKRSYSQPESDGPDDGAGKGAPKASTRRSLFQRAFSAPSKVAKEPRSPEGGKATLQKYLRSMSKRKGHGESGARAERAHRIVLPTPESTHGTPTIPLAPALDVPVWDVSNFSLVDGQLIHVGRDEEASWRSRNRTGSSISESTSLHPGGGRRDTADPAAEERNTRAAGKGTDSDASATSQFSNVKGLLWKRLRDRKGRAVPKTEMMAVADGERTPSQSGSHESLLPPPSAAELDLTGDNVIIRPVHGSIVGEKFCFQIITGEGSRSFGCTSLAERDRWIENLRRTVQPNKDNCERLELALSLWVYEARDLPPRRRLRCHLHLDGVLFARTTAKVAGPDGELFWGELFQLAALPPARALTLALCRDDQGHPCQTVASVTVPLAELAAARQPLERWYPLSGHSSGERAPSVRVRGRYREVRVLPIVRYKELAEFITFHYRELCAHLEPTIAVRHKEELAGALVHVLQSTGKAKAFLVDLGVAELDRFDDREALIFRENTLATKAIDEYMKLVGGKYLQDTLGEALAQLCTSDDSCEVDPSKCAGPDLSDNQNNLRQVCEETFQRIATSCEAFPAELGEIFAAWQEECAARGKVAIGQRLVSASLFLRFLCPAIMSPSLFGLVQEYPSEATARTLTLVAKVIQNLANFTTFGEKEAYMGFMNEFLEHNWSTMTAFLQSVANPESSVHMATYDGYVDLALELATLHLLLCDIFSSLDQATQEELEPLPTILNAIREGTPVPVSVRLSSTTERSLAESHKPGFVPPRDLSKHSPLIKSQSLISIRRVRSREDGTEVEPARAPSPRPSRERRNVQRTQSVPAQNKAGRRVRKQSSAEHVAEPQGEDTPGSSGPRDATGRSKLRSSVSLPRKSTVPWQRYAEEAAAAQGELYAICPLEKVALGRVAPTLARMGLPPDICPLVPPPPTPQHGRLIEALGKEVAESREKLRLAEVRAGELEAQHRGLRHEQGQHREQLERLHQQLEEANARLANLGARLTAAEGTRKKDLERLKASEEKGRALESRLLALERENAELRGAIAQVLGHPGRTGCRPPGTQSWDEGGEDAQATSV; this is encoded by the exons ATGGAGGTAGAGAAACCCCCAGTGGCAGCCGAGACGCCGACGCTGCTGAAGACCTACAAATGGCGAACGGCAGCACCCCTGGGTGACCGGGAACCTGAGCGGGGCACGGGGTCCCCAGGCAGCCGGCGCTGGACccggctgcagggctggaagcGTTCCTACAGCCAACCCGAATCTGACGGCCCCGATGATGGAGCTGGAAAGGGAGCACCCAAAGCCAGCACCCGCCGGTCCCTCTTCCAGCGGGCTTTCTCGGCCCCCTCCAAGGTGGCCAAGGAGCCACGGAGCCCCGAAGGTGGCAAGGCCACCCTGCAGAAGTATTTGCGCTCCATGTCCAAGAGAAAGGGCCATGGGGAGAGCGGTGCCAGGGCTGAGCGGGCGCACCGCATTGTGCTGCCAA ccccagagaGCACCCACGGCACACCAACAATCCCGCTGGCTCCGGCACTCGATGTGCCAGTGTGGGACGTCTCCAACTTCTCACTGGTGGATGGACAGCTGATCCACGTGGGCAGGGATGAGGAG GCTTCGTGGAGGAGCAGGAACCGGACCGGGAGCTCCATCTCCGAGAGCACCAGCCTGCACCcagggggtggcaggagggaCACCG CAGATCCGGCCGCGGAGGAGAGAAACACACgggcagcagggaaaggcacTGACAGCGATGCTTCGGCCACCTCCCAGTTCAGCAATGTCAAG GGCCTGCTGTGGAAGCGGCTCCGGGATCGGAAAGGGCGCGCAGTGCCCAAAACCGAGATGATGGCAGTGGCTGATGGCGAGAG AACCCCGAGCCAGAGTGGTTCGCACGagtccctgctgccaccaccgAGTGCTGCCGAGCTGGACCTCACCGGGGACAATGTCATCATCCGGCCTGTGCATGGCAGCATCGTGGGCGAGAAGTTCTGCTTCCAG ATCATCACTGGTGAGGGCAGCCGGTCCTTTGGCTGCACTTCCTTGGCCGAGCGTGACCGCTGGATCGAGAACCTGCGCCGGACCGTGCAGCCCAACAAG GACAACTGCGAGCGGCTGGAGCTGGCGCTGAGCCTGTGGGTGTACGAGGCGCGGGACCTGCCACCCCGGCGCCGCCTCCGCTGCCACCTCCACCTGGATGGTGTGCTCTTCGCCCGCACCACCGCTAAGGTGGCCGGTCCCGATGGCGAGCTCTTCTGGGGCGAGCTCTTCCAGCTGGCCgccctgccgcccgcccgcgccCTCACCCTCGCCCTCTGCCGCGATGACCAGGGCCACCCCTGCCAGACGGTGGCATCTGTCACCGTCCCcttggcagagctggcagctgcccGGCAGCCCCTGGAGCGCTGGTACCCACTGAGCGGCCATAGCAGCGGTGAACGGGCGCCATCGGTGCGGGTACGTGGGCGGTACCGGGAGGTGCGGGTGCTGCCCATCGTACGCTACAAGGAGTTGGCCGAATTCATCACCTTCCACTACCGGGAGCTGTGTGCCCACCTGGAGCCCACCATTGCCGTGAGGCACAAGGAAGAGCTGGCCGGCGCCTTGGTCCATGTCTTGCAGAGCACCGGGAAAGCCAAG GCGTTCCTCGTTGACCTTGGCGTGGCTGAGCTGGACCGCTTTGATGACCGGGAGGCGCTGATCTTCCGTGAGAACACGCTGGCCACCAAGGCCATTGATGAATACATGAAACTCGTGGGGGGCAAGTACCTCCAGGACACGCTGG GTGAGGCCTTGGCCCAACTCTGCACCTCGGACGATAGCTGTGAGGTCGATCCCAGCAAATGCGCTGGCCCCGACCTCTCCGACAACCAGAACAACCTGCGGCAggtctgtgaggagaccttccaGCGCATCGCCACGTCCTGCGA agccttcccagcagagctgggcgAGATCTTCGCAGCATGGCAGGAGGAGTGTGCAGCGCGGGGCAAGGTGGCCATCGGGCAGCGTCTGGTCTCGGCCTCCCTCTTCCTACGGTTCCTCTGCCCCGCCATCATGTCCCCCAGTCTCTTTGGCCTCGTCCAGGAGTACCCGAGTGAGGCCACCGCCCGCACCCTCACCCTTGTGGCCAAGGTCATCCAGAACCTGGCCAACTTCACCAC GTTTGGCGAGAAGGAGGCCTACATGGGCTTCATGAACGAGTTCCTGGAGCACAACTGGAGCACCATGACGGCCTTCCTGCAGAGTGTGGCCAACCCTGAGAGCAGCGTCCACATGGCCACCTATGATGGCTATGTGGACCTGGCCCTGGAGCTTGCCACCCTCCACCTCCTGCTCTGTGACATCTTCTCCAGCCTGGACCAG GCCacacaggaggagctggagccccTGCCCACCATCCTCAATGCCATCAGGGAGGGCACCCCTGTCCCCGTCTCCGTCCGGCTCAGCTCCACCACGGAGCGAAG cctggcagagagCCACAAGCCGGGCTTCGTACCGCCGCGGGACCTGAGCAAGCACAGCCCCCTCATCAAGAGCCAGTCGCTCATCAGCATCCGCCGCGTCCGCAGCCGCGAGGACGGGACTGAAGTGGAGCCAGCACGGGCGCCATCCCCGCGTCCCAGCCGGGAGCGGAGGAACGTGCAGCGCACCCAGAGCGTGCCGGCACAGAACAAAGCTGGCCGCCGCGTGCGCAAGCAGAGCAGTGCCGAGCACGTGGCAGAGCCGCAAGGCGAGGACACCCCAGGGTCCTCTGGCCCTCGCGATGCCACG GGACGCTCAAAGCTGCGCTCGTCAGTGTCACTGCCACGTAAATCCACGGTGCCGTGGCAGCGCTATGCtgaggaggcggcggcggcccaGGGCGAGCTCTACGCCATCTGTCCCCTGGAAAAGGTAGCCCTGGGGAGGGTGGCACCCACGCTGGCACGCATGGGACTCCCTCCTGACATCTGCCCtcttgtccccccccccccgacaccCCAGCACGGGCGGCTGATCGAGGCACTGGGGAAGGAGGTGGCGGAGAGCCGGGAGAAGCTGCGGCTGGCAGAGGTGCGGGCAGGCGAGCTGGAGGCTCAGCACCGCGGGCTGCGGCACGAGCAGGGCCAGCACCGCGAGCAGCTCGAGCGgctccaccagcagctggaggaggccaACGCGCGCTTGGCCAACCTGGGCGCCAG ATTGACAGCGGCTGAAGGCACGCGGAAGAAGGACCTGGAGAGGCTGAAGGCCAGCGAGGAGAAGGGCAGAGCGCTG GAGAGCCGGCTGTTGGCGCTGGAGCGGGAGAATGCCGAGCTGCGGGGTGCCATCGCCCAGGTCCTGGGCCACCCGGGCAGGACGGGATGCCGGCCCCCAGGGACACAGAGCTGGGACGAAGGCGGTGAAGACGCCCAGGCCACCAGCGTGTAA